In Truepera sp., the sequence CTCCTTGCCATCGAGGAGGAGCTCGGCCGCGTGCGGCGTGAGCGGTGGGGACCGCGCGTCATCGACCTCGACCTGCTGGACGTGGCGGGCGCCTTACGCCATGACGGGGTCAGGCTGCCCCACCCGCGCATAGAGGAGCGCGCGTTCGTGCTGGCACCGCTGCTCGACGTCGAGCCCACGTGGCGCCACCCGTTGACCGGTCGGCGGGCAACCGACGCCCTCGCCAGCGTGAAAGACGGCGTGCGGCGCTCGCACGAGGCCTGGTAGGCGCGCTGGTCACGGCACGGCTGTACCTCTCGACCGTACGGCCGGCACGGGTACACTGGGCGACCGATGCGCCTGTTCGCTATCGCCGACCCCCACCTCTCACGCGCCCGGCCCAAGCCGATGGACATCTTCGGTCCGGGCTGGGCCGGCCACCCGCAGGCCTTCTTCGAGGGCTGGCGGGAGACGGTCGGCGAGGAAGACCTCGTCCTGGTGCCCGGAGACATCTCGTGGGCCATGCGCCTCGACGAGGCCATGCTCGACCTGCAGGACCTGGCCGACCTGCCCGGCAAGAAGATCCTGCTACGCGGCAACCACGATTACTGGTGGCCCTCGATCAGCCGGCTCCGCAGCGCGCTCCCCGCTGGGATGTGGGCACTGCAGAACGACGCCATGGAGGTCGGGGGCGTGGTGGTGGCCGGCACCCGCGGCTGGGTCTGCCCCGGCAGCCCCGGCTTCACGCCGCAAGACCAGAAGATCTACGACCGCGAGGTCGAGCGCCTGCGCCTGTCGCTGGCTCACGCCGCCAAGCTCGAAGGAAGGTACCGCGTGGTGATGCTGCACTTTCCACCCACCAACTCCCGCCTCCAGCCCAACGAACTCACGGGACTGATCGAGGAGGCGGCGCCCGACGCGCTCGTTTTCGGCCACGTACATGGCGAGCAGCCCGAAGGCATCATCCGCAACCTGGGCGCCGTCGCGGTGCACTTCGTGGCCGCCGACGCCCTCAAGTTCCGGCCGCGTCTCGTGGCCGACCTGGGCGTCCCAGGCGCCGTAGCGGCGCCTGGCGCACGAGCGTGAGCAGCCCGTTGCCCGCCGGCGGCCCCGCCCAGCAGATCCTCGTCGTCAACGCCGGTAGCTCGAGCCTGAAGACCAAGTTGTGGCCCTCAGGGGAGTCGCTGCAGGTGGAGCGGATCGGTGGGCCGAGCACCGTCACGGCGTCGTTCGCGCTGCTGGAGCGGCTCCGCCTGGAGCGCCACGACGCGGCCTTCGAGTTCGCGCTGGACATGTATAGGCGCTTCGTTCCGGGGTTCGCACCGCGAGTCGTCGGGCACCGCGTCGTTCACGGTGGCACGCGGTTCGTGAGGGCGACCATCGTCACGGCGGAGGTGGAGGAGGCGATCGCCGAACTGGCCGCCCTGGCGCCGCTGCACAACCCCGGCAACCTGGCGGCGCTGCGGGCCGCGCGCCGCGCCATGCCCGACGTGCCCCACGTGGCGGTATTCGACACGGCCTTTCACGCGAGACTGCCGCGTCACGCATACCTCTACGGGCTGCCGCTCGAGTACGCGTACGCCCGCGGCGTCCGTCGTTACGGTTTCCACGGACCCAGCCACGACTACGTCTCGCGCCGCGCCGCCCTACTCCTCGGCAAGCGCCGCGCCGAACTCCGTATCGTCACGCTCCACCTGGGCAACGGCGCCAGTGCGGCGGCGGTGGACAGGGGCGTGTCGGTAGACACGACCATGGGCTTCACACCCATGGAGGGCCTGCTGATGGGTACCCGCAGCGGAGACATAGACCCCGGCATAGTGCTCTATCTGCTGCGCAACGGGCTGAGCACCGAGCAGGTCGACACGCTGCTCAACAGCGAATCGGGGCTCAAGGGCATGTCGGGCATCTCGAACGACCTGCGCGACGTGACGGCCGCGGCTGAGGCGGGCGAAGAGGGGGCCTCCGCGGCGCTGGAAGTGTTCGCTTATCGTATCCGCAAGACCATCGGCGCGTTCGCGGCCGCCATGGGCGGGCTCGACGCGGTCGTCTTCACCGGCGGGGTCGGGGAGAACTCGTCGTGGGCGCGCTCGGCCTCGTTGAGCGGACTGGGCTTCTTGGGCATCACCGTCGACGAGGAACGCAACGCCCGTGCCGACTCGCGCATCAGCGCCGACGGGTCGGGCGTGTCAGTGCTCGTCGTGAAGACCGACGAGGAACTCATGATCGCGAACGCCGCGCGGGCCGCAGTCAACGGTCACGGCGACGAGGAGAACTGAATGGTGACTTTAGGACTCGACCTTGGCGGAACGAAGATCCTCACGGCGGCCGTCGAGGGGGGCAAGGTGCTCGATTCGGTGAGGGTCGACACGCCGCAAACCGGCTTTGAGGACGTCGTTGCCGCCCTCGTCGGTACCGCCAAGGAGTTGCTGGCGCGCGGCCACGAGGTGGCGGGCGCCGGCATCGGCTCGCCGGGTCCCATGGACCGCTCACGGCGGCGGATACTCTTCGCCCCCAACATCGCCGGCATGCGCGACGCCCCGCTGGTGGACGAACTGGAGCGGAGCCTGAAGATGACGGTCGTGCTCGAGAACGACGCGAACGCGGCGGGTTACGCGGAGCACCTTTACGGGGCCGCCCGCGAGCTCGATTCGAGCATCTACGTCACCATCTCCACCGGCATAGGCGGCGGCATCTTCATAGGCGACCGCGTCGTGAGGGGCGCCAACAGCCTGGCAGGGGAGATCGGCCACATGACCATGCTGGTCGGGGGTCCCATGGGGGGCGACGGTCACACCGGCAGCCTGGAGGCCATCGCGGCCGGGCGTTCCATGGCGCGTGACGCCACGTACGCCTACGGGGTGGAGATGGACACGCGAGAACTCTTCAAGCGCGCTCGCGCCGGGGAGCCCAAGGCCCTCGGCATCATCGAGAACGCGGCGTTCTTCACGGGCATCGGGCTCGCCAACCTGGTCAAGATCATCGACCCGGAGGGCTTCGTGCTGGGCGGCGGCATCACGCGCGTGGGCGAGTATTACCTCGGCAAGGTGCGCGCAGCGGCCGAGCATTACCTCGAAGGCTATCCCCTTCCGCTGTTCAGGACGGCCAGCCTCGGGGGCGACGCAGGCGTCATCGGCGCCGCGGCGGTGGCGGCCAGGGAACTCGCGGGGCACGCATGAGCGAAACCGTGAGCCTGGTGCTGGCGGCCCTGCTGATCTTCTCGCTTCGCATAGTGGACGTGTCGCTCGGGACGCTGCGCATCGGCTTCCTCGTCCGTGGCCAGAGGCGCTTGGCGGGCCTCTTCGGCTTCTTCGAGTCGCTCGTGTGGCTGATCGCGGCCGCACAGGTCCTGGCGAACCTGGACTCGCCCGTCAAGTTCCTCGCCTACGCGGCCGGTTACGCCACGGGCACCATGCTCGGCGTGAGCGTCGAGCGGTGGCTGGCCATCGGGGAATCGATCGTCCGGGTGGTCACGCCCATCGATACCCCTCCCGTCGAGGACAGCCTGCGCAGCGCAGGCCACTACGTCACACTGCTGAACGCGCGAGGGCGCGACGGCGACGTGAGCGTCGCGTTCTCGGTCATCCCACGCCGCAAGATCCCTGAGGTGCTCAAGCTGCTGCAAGAGGTGAACCCGTCCGCGTTCGTGACCTTCGAGACGACCACGCCGGTGCAAGCCGTGCCGGCGCAGCGGATCCGCAAGTAGTCAAGCAGGGGCGATCCGCGTCAGTGCGCCGCTCGGCCCCACGAACGCGGTGAGCGAGGCGCCCAGGGCGCGCGAGGCGCGGACCGTCAGGTCCTCGTCGGGCCGCTCGGGTCCGGGCGTGACGAGCACGGGCCGCGCGTCGAGCCCCAGCCGGCCGTGGAGGGCCAGCCTGGCCATGACGGCGTCCATGCCCCAGTCGTCCTGGTACACGCGCTTTACCGCGAGTAGCGCCCCCCGGCGCCCCACCACCTCGCGCCCGCGCCCCGCCCCCGGCCGTCTCACCATGCTTCGGCCGCTCCAGCCGAGGGAGTCGTAGAGGAGATCGACGTTCTCATCGAGGAGGTACGACTGCGCCAGCAGGCTCACGGCTGCCGGCTCGGCCTCCTCGACGATGTCCTCGTCCGGATCGGAGAGATCGAGCCCAACGTAGAGCGCCCGCAACTGGTGCGGCAGGTTGTTGAGGCGGTAGAAGCCTTCCTCGAAGCTAGCTGGTAACGCCAGCCCCTCCCAGGCGAAGCCCAACTCCAACAGGCGGGCCAGGGTGGCGAGTTCCCACTCGGACTCCACCTCCACCTTCGCCAAGTGGCGCAACGTTCCGACCGGGATCACGCTGTGGGCGTCTCGCATGCCTAATGCTAGCCCCGGAACCAGCCGGGGACGCGGGTGGCCTGCCCGATGGCCGCGGCGGTGGGCGAAAGGTGCTGTCGGACACGCTATCCAGGGCTCATGAGCCGGTGCGGGGCCGTGATAGAGTTCCTGCGTGAGCACGGCCTCCGCGACCACGAATCCGGCCCCCAGCCGCCGCGCTTGGGGCTGGCTACTGGTTTCCGGGCTCGTGCTGCTGGTCCTCGCCGCCTTCGTGGTGCTCGACGCATCGCGCTACTTCGCGGTGGGCGAGGAGGTGCTTCCCGATCTGGTCGGCATGCAGTACGAAGCGGCCACCAAGGTCTTGCGCTCGCACGGCTTCGAGCCGGTGGCGTTCGTGGAACATGTCGAGGGCGTAGCGGCGGGTACGGTCACCTCCCAGTCGCCCCAGGCCGGGGCCATAGTCAAGCGCCTGCGGTCCATCCACCTGGGGGTCAACACTCCCCCCGCAGCGGCAGTGCTCCCCGACCTCAGCGGCATGACGGAGAGGACCGCCGTAGCGCGCGCGTCCGAGTTGAACCTCCCACTGGGCACGACGGAGTATCAGCACAGCGATAGGACCGCCGGCACCGTCATCGGCCAAGCACCGGCCGGAGGGCAGCGCCTAGCCGAGGGCGGGACCCTGAGCCTCGTGGTCAGCTCGGGGCCGGAGCGTGCCGCGGTGGAACTCCCGGACTTGCTCGGAACCGACCTCGATGCCGCCGTGCAGCAGCTTCAGCGACTGGGTTTCGGCAGGGTGGAGACGCTGGCCTCGAGCGTGTCGTTCGATCGGCCACGGGCCGTGGTGGCGATGGAGCCCCCCGCGGGCGCAGCGGTGCCGCCGGGCACGCCGGTGCTGCTTCACTACTCGCTGTCTACCGCCACCGCCATCCAGGTGCCGGACGTGGTGGGCATGCCACAGTGGCGCGCGCAGCTCGCGCTGACGGCGGCGCAGCTGAGGGTGGGTACCGTCACTTACGTGACCGATCCGGAGCAGCCCGAGGGTGTGATAGCCGCCCAGCCCGACGGCTACACGGTGCCGGGCACCCCGGTATTCCTTACCGTCAACGGCGCTCCTCCCGCCAACGCGTTTCCCGACCTGTTCCCCACGGGCCCACAGACCGGGCCCGACCTGAGGACGCCCGTTCGTCCCTCGCCGGCGCCGGGTGGCGCCGACTCGGCGGCGGACGGCAGCCGCCTCGTGCCCTTCACGTTCGACCCCACCAACATGGGTGTCAAGCGCCTTCTCGATCGGCCCTACCAACTGAAGCTCGTGGTGACCGACGACGAGGGTGAGCGGGTGGTGCTCGACAGGCGCGTGGGTGCGGGGCAGAGCGTCACCACCTCCGTGCTCGTTCACGGCCAGGAAGCCATGCTCCAAACGTTCATAGACGACGTGTTCTTCCAGGCGTGGCGCCCCTGAGCGCGATGCCGTACCCGAACCTGGCGTCCATGGCGGGGGGCCGCGGTGTGGGAATATTCCAGACGCTCGGCAGTTTGGCTCGGGCTATACTCGGTTCCATCATGCGCAGGCCTGTCGGTACCGTGTCGCGCGTTCAGGCCACCGGAATCAGCTCTTCCGCAGTGGAGGATCACCCGTGAGCCAACCCGATATCTCGAACCTCGCCCGACGCCTCGCCGAACAGAACAACGTCGCCTGGCAGAGCCTGAAGGGTACGGGTCCCGACGGTCGCGTTGTGGAACGCGACGTCCTCGATTACCTCGCCCGAGTGATGGCGGGGGAGGAGGCGGTAGACCCCACCCCGGAGCCACTGCCGGAGGGCATGGAGGCCTGGACTGAAGTAGGGGCCGACTCCGTGGGCAACTACTCGAGGGCGGTCACGCCGCAGGAGAGCGTGTCCAGCGGAGCGTCCGGCGGCGAGGTTGCTGCCGAGGCGGCGGCGCAGGTCGCCGAGTTGGGCGACGACGTGTTCCTCTTCGACGACGATGACGACGACGTCGAGGCGCCCGCCGGGTTCGGTGCGGGTGAGACGGAGGACGGCGGGGACGTGCGAGTAGAGCAGGACGGTTTCCCCTCCGAACCCATCAGCGTTCACGACGAAGGGCTCGTGACCCCGGACCTGGACGACGACCTGCTGTTGGTGTCGGATGACGACCTGGACGAAGGCGCGCCGGGCGACGAGCCGTCCATCCCGGCGGGCGAAGTACCGGGCGACTCTCCGTTTGCTACGGCTGGCGCCGAGGCCGACGAGACTGCCGAGCCAAGCGAAGCCCTTCACGACTACTCGGATGGGGGCGCCCAGGTGGATGCGCCGGAGGAGCCGGCTCCCGCCTGGGGCGGCAGCGAACTGCGGCTCGACTCCGAACCTTACGAGCCGGTCCCGCTCGACGCCCCCGACCTGTGGGAGGACGGCGAGGTGCAGGACGGGTCCAGCGTTGGTGCCGCCATGTTCGAGCCCGGAGGCTCGGCTGCAGCCCAGGAGCCGGCGCCCGCAGGCTCGGAGCTGAGCGGTGAGCAGTTGGGGACCGACGTTTCGGTGCCTAGTGCCGAGGTGTCGGAGTTCGAAGCCCACATGCCGAGCGCCGAGGTGTCCGAGTCCGAGGATCACGTGCCGAGTGCCGAGGTGTTCGAGGCCGAGGATCCGGCGCCGAGCGCTGCGTCGTTCGAGCCCGACGACCCGGCCACGGCCCCTGAAACGCTTGAGGCCGGCGAGTTCTCCGCCGCCGGCACCGCGGCCGCCGGCGACGAAGGTCCGTACGGCACCACCGGGGTCGGCGAGCCTTGGAGCGAACCGCTCGACCAGACAGAAGTCGAGACGTTCGACGAGCTGGGCGTGGGGGAGGCCGATCTCGACGCGCGAGAGCAGGTTGCCCCGGCACTGCCACTCGTCCACACTCCCAACCTGCTGCGGCGGAACGTCGACCTGAGCGCCCTGGCCGCCGCGCAGCTGGCGGCGGGCCTGGAACTCGGACAGGACGGGCCGCTGAGCGTGGCGCCCTTCCTCGTACGTGCGGCGGCCAAGGCGGCGCATGACGTTGGCCTGACCGGCGGTGAGGTCGCCCTGGCGGAGATCCAGGCGGGCATCATGCTCCGGCGCGTGGACGGAGCCGCGAGCATGGCGTTCGTCGAACTGGTGCGAGAGCTCGAAGGCGCCGGCATGGAAGAGGACGAGGTGGCGCTGGTCGCCGTCGACCTCAGCATGCTGGACGTCGACGAGGCGTTCCTCGACGTCGGGGCCCCGAGCGTGACGCTAGGGCGGATACTCTACGATTCCGAGGTTGGCGGCTACCGCAGCACCCTCGCCCTCACGGGCAGCCTGCCGTTGGATCAGGGAGCGCGCCTACTGGCCCGCGTGGCCGAACTACTCACGTCCCCAGTGAGATTGCTGGTCTGAGGCCGTCAGGCTGCTCGTCTGACGGGTCAGCCCGCCGCTTCGGCCGACTCCGCGGTGCTGCCGGCCGGCGCGCCGGGGATCAGTAGCCAGAGCAGGAAGTAGCCGACGAGCGTGAAGCCCAAGGACGGCAATGCCGAGAGCAAGTAGACAAACCTGACCGTGCGCGGATCGGCGTTCACGAACTCCGCGATGCCCCCGCATACTCCGCCGATCAAGCGGTGCTCGCGGCTGCGTCTCAACGGCTTGTCGGTCGCCGGGCGCCGGGCGCGGCGCTGGTCGTGTGTGAGCCCGTCTGGTCTCAACGTTGGCACTCTGTTCGCCTCCGCTTCGGGGTCAGACGCCGGGTTCGGCGACGCACCCACGGCGTGAGTATACGCGCGCTCGGGTTAGCCTTGTGGGCGTGACAAGCGACACGGGGACCCAGCTGCCGGAACCCGGCCGGCCGCGGCGCGTGATCGTCGGCGTCAGCGGCGCCAGCGGCATGTTGTACGCGCTCGACATGCTGCGCACGCTGAAACGCCTAGGCGTGCCTACGGCACTGGTGATAAGCGGCGGCGCCAAGCGCGTGCTGCCGACCGAGCTCGACGGCGGCGCGCAGGCGCTCATCGAGCAGGCGGACCTCGTTCTCAAGGACTCCGACGTGGGCGCGTCGATAGCTTCGGGCAGCCACCCTACGCTTGGCATGGTGGTGGTGCCGTGCAGTGCCGGGACGCTTGCAAGGGTCGCCCACGGACACGCCGACACGCTGATCACGCGGGCGGCTCACGTGACCCTGAAAGAGCGGCGTCCGCTCGTCCTGGTGGTGCGAGAGGCGCCTTACTCGCGCCCGATGTTGATCAACATGCTTGCCGCGCACGACGCCGGCGCCGTCATCCTCCCCGCCGCGCCTGGGTTCTACCATCGCCCCGGTTCCCTGGTCGAGTTAGTTGGAGGGATCACGAGCCGCGCCCTCGACCGGCTCGGCATCGACAACGACCGCGCGCCGCGCTGGGGGAGCGACGATCCGTGACCCGTGTTGCTGCGCTGGTCCCGGCGGCCGGGTCGGGCGTCCGGCTGGGGCGCGGCCCCAAGGCGTTCGTAAGACTGGGAGACGCGACCCTGCTCGAGCACGCCGTGGCGGCGCTTCGGGGCGCCGTCGACGAAGTGGTGGTGGCCGTGCCCGCCGGGGCGGCCGCGCAGGCGCGCGAGCTCGTTGGCCGCGACGTGCGGGTGATCGAGGGCGCCGAGTCCAGGCAAGCCACCGTTCGCCTGCTGGTGACGGCCACGCGGGCGGAGACGGTCTTGGTGCACGACGCCGCCCGGCCGTTCCTGCCCCGCGCCGCCCTGGAGCGGGTCTTGGCGGCCGCCCAAGAGACGGGGGCGGCCACCGCGGCCCTGAGGGTTCACGACACCATCGTCTACGTCGCCGACGGAACGCCCCTGCCCCGGGAGGGGCTGAGGGTGATCCAGACCCCGCAGGGGTTCGCACGGGAGCTGCTGGTGCGCGCCCACGAGTCGGCGGCGGCGGCGGGCGTCGAGGCCACCGACGACGCGGCGCTCGTGCGCCGGCTCGGCGTCGGAGTCGAGCTGGTAGAGGGCAGCCCACTGCTGCACAAGCTGACGACCCCGGACGACCTGAAGCTGGGCCTCGCCCTCCTCGAACTGTGGCGCGCGGAGCGAGCGGTCGGCTCGTGAGCGTGGTCGTTCGGTGACCGTGGTCGGCTCGTGAGTTCCGGCGGCGGGTTTCCGGGGGCCCTGACGGAAGCGGCCCACGGCAAGGTGAACCTTGGTCTGGCCGTGCTGGCGCTCAGGGGCGACGGCTTCCACGAGGTCGAGACGGCCATGGTGCGGGTCGGGCTGGCCGACGAGCTCACCGTGCTGGTCGAGGAAGCCGCCGCGGACCACGTGGAGCTCGACGTGGAGCTGGCGCTGGAGCTGCCAGCCGTCGCGCTGGCCGAGGGAGAAGAGAACCTGGCTCACGGGGCGGCCGCCCGGTACCTCCGCGCGCGGCGCGAGGCGGACGGCGCCGCCGCTCCCGTGAGAGTCGCGCTGAAGCTCCTCAAGCGCGTACCGGTGGCCGCCGGGCTCGGTGGGGGCTCCGCGGATGCCGGCGCCGTGCTCAGGGTCCTCGCTCGACTGCTCCCGGCTGCCGTCGACGTGGCCGGGGTGGCCGCCAAGCTCGGGTCCGACGTGCCCTTCATGCTGGGGACGGCACGGGCCGCGTTGGCCAAGGGGCGCGGCGAGCGGCTCTTCGAGCTGGACGTCCCACGCCTCCACCTCGTGCTGGTGAACCCCGGATTCGGCGTCAGCGCCGCCGACGCCTACGCCAACCTGATCGGTTTCACGCCGCGGCTACGGTTCGAACGCTCGCTCGAGCGCCTGGCGGCGGGCGAGGAGCCACGCTGGCCCAACGGGCTGCAACCGGGCGTGCTGAGAAGCCATCCGGAGTTGCGCGCCGTGCTCGCCCACCTGCGAGACGCCGGCCTCAAGGGCGTCCTCATGTCGGGGAGCGGACCGACCTGCTTCGGGGTGGCGCAGGGCGCCGAGCACGCGGCGGCCATCGCGGCCGCCCTGCGGTCCGCCGAGCCGGGTTGGTGGGTTGCCGCGACTGCAACGCTGTAGCGGGTCCACGCTCAGGCCGGTTCACGCTGTGGCGGGTCCTCGCTGAGGCGCGTCCTAGGTGAGGCGCGTCCTCGCTGTTGCGGAGTCAGTTGCGTTTCGGGAAGTCCTGCGCCCTGAACTCGTCGTCTTGGATCAGCCAGTCCTCGCCCGCCAACGACTCGACGTGATGCCTGAGCTCGTGCGTCAGCGTCTCCCAAGCCTCGTCCTCCCAGTCGAAGCCCGGGTCGCTGGCGGCCAGCGCGGCGAAGGAGCCGTAATAGAGCGCGACGTGGCGCCCCAGGCCCTCACCCGGCCCGAGGAAGTCCTGGACGCCGGGGTCGAGGTACTCGCCCATCCGGTAGACGTCGTCGTAGTCGGGTTCGACGAGGGCCTCCTCGAGCACGTGGACGCCGCTCAAGCCGCGGAGGAACTCGGCCGGGATCTCGTCGACCATCTCGGCGATCAGCCCCTGGAACTCCTCGAAGCTCAAGGCCGCACCCTCACCCCGTGAAGTCGGCGAGCGTCACGGGCAGGTTGCGCTCGCTGCTGGCGTAGGACGCGAGGATGATGCGCACCGCTTCGCGGCCGTCCTCGCCGCTGCACGCGACCGGGGCCTCGCCGCGAACGGCCGCCACGAACGCGAGCACGTGCCGGGTGTGCGTCGGTGCGCCGCTGAACTCGAACGTGGTGAGGTCGGTGTGGCTGAAGTCCGTCCCGGGCGAGCCGCGGTAGGCATGCCTCAGGTTCTGAGCGCCGTACCGGTTCGTGCACTCGAGGGCCCCCTCGGTGCCGTACACCCAGAAGCCCTCCTCCCAGCCGGTCGCCGTCCAGGCGGCCTCCAGCACGCCGAGCGTGCCGCCCTCGTAGAGCATGCTCACGTGCGCGGTGTCCTCTACCTCGACGTCGTACTTGAGGGTGGCGACGCGGGCGAAGACCTCGTTGATGGTGCCACCGAAGAAGCGGGCCAGGTCGGCGAGGTGGCAGCC encodes:
- the folK gene encoding 2-amino-4-hydroxy-6-hydroxymethyldihydropteridine diphosphokinase; amino-acid sequence: MSDTSPKAFVALGANLGDPAAQLREAASRLSRLAPVLARSHLYESAAQGGPAGQPPYLNAVVALAAGDWLGREAALLSELLAIEEELGRVRRERWGPRVIDLDLLDVAGALRHDGVRLPHPRIEERAFVLAPLLDVEPTWRHPLTGRRATDALASVKDGVRRSHEAW
- a CDS encoding metallophosphoesterase yields the protein MRLFAIADPHLSRARPKPMDIFGPGWAGHPQAFFEGWRETVGEEDLVLVPGDISWAMRLDEAMLDLQDLADLPGKKILLRGNHDYWWPSISRLRSALPAGMWALQNDAMEVGGVVVAGTRGWVCPGSPGFTPQDQKIYDREVERLRLSLAHAAKLEGRYRVVMLHFPPTNSRLQPNELTGLIEEAAPDALVFGHVHGEQPEGIIRNLGAVAVHFVAADALKFRPRLVADLGVPGAVAAPGARA
- a CDS encoding acetate/propionate family kinase; translated protein: MSSPLPAGGPAQQILVVNAGSSSLKTKLWPSGESLQVERIGGPSTVTASFALLERLRLERHDAAFEFALDMYRRFVPGFAPRVVGHRVVHGGTRFVRATIVTAEVEEAIAELAALAPLHNPGNLAALRAARRAMPDVPHVAVFDTAFHARLPRHAYLYGLPLEYAYARGVRRYGFHGPSHDYVSRRAALLLGKRRAELRIVTLHLGNGASAAAVDRGVSVDTTMGFTPMEGLLMGTRSGDIDPGIVLYLLRNGLSTEQVDTLLNSESGLKGMSGISNDLRDVTAAAEAGEEGASAALEVFAYRIRKTIGAFAAAMGGLDAVVFTGGVGENSSWARSASLSGLGFLGITVDEERNARADSRISADGSGVSVLVVKTDEELMIANAARAAVNGHGDEEN
- a CDS encoding ROK family protein gives rise to the protein MVTLGLDLGGTKILTAAVEGGKVLDSVRVDTPQTGFEDVVAALVGTAKELLARGHEVAGAGIGSPGPMDRSRRRILFAPNIAGMRDAPLVDELERSLKMTVVLENDANAAGYAEHLYGAARELDSSIYVTISTGIGGGIFIGDRVVRGANSLAGEIGHMTMLVGGPMGGDGHTGSLEAIAAGRSMARDATYAYGVEMDTRELFKRARAGEPKALGIIENAAFFTGIGLANLVKIIDPEGFVLGGGITRVGEYYLGKVRAAAEHYLEGYPLPLFRTASLGGDAGVIGAAAVAARELAGHA
- a CDS encoding DUF5698 domain-containing protein; its protein translation is MSETVSLVLAALLIFSLRIVDVSLGTLRIGFLVRGQRRLAGLFGFFESLVWLIAAAQVLANLDSPVKFLAYAAGYATGTMLGVSVERWLAIGESIVRVVTPIDTPPVEDSLRSAGHYVTLLNARGRDGDVSVAFSVIPRRKIPEVLKLLQEVNPSAFVTFETTTPVQAVPAQRIRK
- a CDS encoding PASTA domain-containing protein, which encodes MSTASATTNPAPSRRAWGWLLVSGLVLLVLAAFVVLDASRYFAVGEEVLPDLVGMQYEAATKVLRSHGFEPVAFVEHVEGVAAGTVTSQSPQAGAIVKRLRSIHLGVNTPPAAAVLPDLSGMTERTAVARASELNLPLGTTEYQHSDRTAGTVIGQAPAGGQRLAEGGTLSLVVSSGPERAAVELPDLLGTDLDAAVQQLQRLGFGRVETLASSVSFDRPRAVVAMEPPAGAAVPPGTPVLLHYSLSTATAIQVPDVVGMPQWRAQLALTAAQLRVGTVTYVTDPEQPEGVIAAQPDGYTVPGTPVFLTVNGAPPANAFPDLFPTGPQTGPDLRTPVRPSPAPGGADSAADGSRLVPFTFDPTNMGVKRLLDRPYQLKLVVTDDEGERVVLDRRVGAGQSVTTSVLVHGQEAMLQTFIDDVFFQAWRP
- a CDS encoding E3 binding domain-containing protein, with amino-acid sequence MSQPDISNLARRLAEQNNVAWQSLKGTGPDGRVVERDVLDYLARVMAGEEAVDPTPEPLPEGMEAWTEVGADSVGNYSRAVTPQESVSSGASGGEVAAEAAAQVAELGDDVFLFDDDDDDVEAPAGFGAGETEDGGDVRVEQDGFPSEPISVHDEGLVTPDLDDDLLLVSDDDLDEGAPGDEPSIPAGEVPGDSPFATAGAEADETAEPSEALHDYSDGGAQVDAPEEPAPAWGGSELRLDSEPYEPVPLDAPDLWEDGEVQDGSSVGAAMFEPGGSAAAQEPAPAGSELSGEQLGTDVSVPSAEVSEFEAHMPSAEVSESEDHVPSAEVFEAEDPAPSAASFEPDDPATAPETLEAGEFSAAGTAAAGDEGPYGTTGVGEPWSEPLDQTEVETFDELGVGEADLDAREQVAPALPLVHTPNLLRRNVDLSALAAAQLAAGLELGQDGPLSVAPFLVRAAAKAAHDVGLTGGEVALAEIQAGIMLRRVDGAASMAFVELVRELEGAGMEEDEVALVAVDLSMLDVDEAFLDVGAPSVTLGRILYDSEVGGYRSTLALTGSLPLDQGARLLARVAELLTSPVRLLV
- a CDS encoding PspC domain-containing protein: MPTLRPDGLTHDQRRARRPATDKPLRRSREHRLIGGVCGGIAEFVNADPRTVRFVYLLSALPSLGFTLVGYFLLWLLIPGAPAGSTAESAEAAG
- a CDS encoding UbiX family flavin prenyltransferase; its protein translation is MTSDTGTQLPEPGRPRRVIVGVSGASGMLYALDMLRTLKRLGVPTALVISGGAKRVLPTELDGGAQALIEQADLVLKDSDVGASIASGSHPTLGMVVVPCSAGTLARVAHGHADTLITRAAHVTLKERRPLVLVVREAPYSRPMLINMLAAHDAGAVILPAAPGFYHRPGSLVELVGGITSRALDRLGIDNDRAPRWGSDDP
- the ispD gene encoding 2-C-methyl-D-erythritol 4-phosphate cytidylyltransferase; translated protein: MTRVAALVPAAGSGVRLGRGPKAFVRLGDATLLEHAVAALRGAVDEVVVAVPAGAAAQARELVGRDVRVIEGAESRQATVRLLVTATRAETVLVHDAARPFLPRAALERVLAAAQETGAATAALRVHDTIVYVADGTPLPREGLRVIQTPQGFARELLVRAHESAAAAGVEATDDAALVRRLGVGVELVEGSPLLHKLTTPDDLKLGLALLELWRAERAVGS
- a CDS encoding metallopeptidase family protein: MSFEEFQGLIAEMVDEIPAEFLRGLSGVHVLEEALVEPDYDDVYRMGEYLDPGVQDFLGPGEGLGRHVALYYGSFAALAASDPGFDWEDEAWETLTHELRHHVESLAGEDWLIQDDEFRAQDFPKRN